ctacctctgtctcccaagtgctgggattaaggcatatgctaccatgcccagctcttttttttttttttttttttttttaatgataaagacaatgggtacaccagggcctacagccactgcaatcaaacttcatgtacctgtaccatcttgtgcatatgtacaactttgcatcactgtgtgcatctggcttatgatctggagagtagaacatggatccttaggctttggaggcaggaaccttaaccactaagccatctctctagaccctttccttctttcttttttttgagatagggtctcattctagcccaggctgacctctttCCCAAGTGACCTGCAATTAACTgcgtagtgtcagggtggccttctcctacctctgcctcccgagtactgggattaaaggtgtgcatcactacgcatggcccattctttctttttttgttgttgttcttttcaaggtacaatcttgtcctagcccaggctgttctcaaacttacagtgatcctcctgcctctgcctctcaagtactgggattaaagatgagcatcaccatgcctagctgcatttttttaaagattaattgctttatttttttttaatcttttctttttttgcttgtgtttggTGTAAATAGGTATGCATGTTCACGtggggggtgcacatgtgttcatatgtgtgtaggggccagaagttgacatcaggtatcttcttgAGTTGGGTCTCCCGTTTGAACCAGACCTTGCCAGTTCAGCTAGTCTGGCTAGACAGCTTGCCCCAGGGGTGCTCACTGGcatgtatgtgggtgctagggatatgCGTTCAGATCCTCACGCTTGGATTGCAAATGATCTGGCCACATTGCTGTTTCCCCATTATtcgtcaatattttaaaaatgtactgggAGGCCTTTTACTTTTTTGgctattggcttttcaaggtagggtctcactctagcccagggtgacctagaattcactatgtagtctcagggtggccttgaattcatggcagtcttcctacctctgcctccccagtgctgggattaaaagcatgtgccactacaccaggctgtttttgtttttggaggtagggcctagttctaccccaggctgacctgaaaatcactcagtattctcagggggacttgaactcatggtgatcctcctacctttgcctcctgagtgctggggttaaagacgtgcgccaccacacccggctgaaaggCCTTTTCTATTTTGGCTTCATTTCCTTCACTAATTAATGGACCCAGGTCAGTACAGTAACCCAACTCCCCTTATTTAGTCTTCTGTAATTTCAAATTTGactccccacatttttttttctactgttaGAAAAAGtaaattggccaggcatggtgacacacacctttaatcccagcactcgggaggcagacataggaggattgctgtgagttcgagaccaccctgagactatataatgaatttcaggctggcctgagctgaggtgagaccatatcttgagaaataaaagggggggggggaagaaagataagaaaagaaaaggtaaattaTATTTATCACCCATTTAGTTACCTATTAATTCAGCAAAGTTTCACTTGTATAGTGTATTATAAATAATTTCCATTAACATTTATACAAATCTAAAGTAGTGCTTCTCTGTAAGAACACACTGTTAGTGGTAAGAGCCTTTGTCATCCCATGTTAGACACAGCAAGAGCAGACAAGACCAAGTATGTGCCTAGAAACCAAGTTCCCATTCTGGCCTTCAAGCCTGTGAAAGCAATCACTGTTGCCTTCCTGTCTGTAGTCTCTGTGCACACTGAAATGACATGTTGATCGATTACCAAGAAGTAAAGATGAATGTTTTGTTCTTTGTAGGGGAAGATTATTAGTTGGTACTTTCGTGGCTCTTTCTTTCAACCTGTTCACGATGCTTTCTATTCGGAATAAACCATTTGCTTATGTCTCTGAAGGTatgtttttcatttaatattaattaaagaaaatgaattactCTCAGAAAAagtcttttctttgtttcactAACTTGTGAATTAATGAGAGGTTATGTTCAGACTAGAAGGGAGAGCTAGCGCCAAGATTCTCAAGTCTTTGCAGAGAATTCCAAAACAAAATCTTATTAGCTCAAGCtgtaaaagaatataaaaataagcaGGACTAACCTTGAATTAAATTACATATGGAAAATTACATTTACCAAGTCACATGGATAAGACTTATGTTGAAAGTAAAGAACTCAAGTGGTTCTAGTAATGGCTTATTAGAAGAATAATAGATGGATATTTTCTCCTTAAAGCTGCTAGTACGAGCTGGCTTCAAGAGCATGTTGCAGATCTTAGTCGAAGGTAAGACACGATGGAGTTTATGAtatacatcatttaaaaataattaacatgAAACGCATCCCTCGTGAGGACTTAGACTTACTGCTGCCACTACTGCATGAAGTGCCCATGCCACATTCTTTTACTTGCTTGGCTTTTTAATGATTCTTTTTATGATTCAAAAGAAATCTTTTCAGTGACACAGTTTTGTTCCTGAgacttctttgcttttttaaaaaaaacacctaagTTGCCTTTTGCAGTGCTTTGACCAGTGTTACATGCACTCTTGTCATGAATGCTTTTGTCCTGTCTCTTACAGCCTGTGTGGGATTATTCCTGGACTCAGCAGCGTCTTCCTTCCCCGGATGAACCCCTTTGTTTTGATTGACCTTGCTGGAGCGCTGGCTCTCTGCATCACTTACATGCTGATTGAAGTCAAGTAAGTGTGCTTTATTGTCATCGAATGTGtggtctttttgtttctttttttttaatttttttttttattattattttttggtttttttgaggtgtagggtctcactctggcccaggctgacctggagttcactaggcagtttcagggtggctttgaactcacagcaatcctcctacttcttcctcctgagtgctgggattaaaggcgtgccaccatggccagtttaTCTAATGTGTTTTGATACCTGGgccttgggctttttttttttacattttcacacATGTTTTCACTTTTACCATGTGTGCCCCATCACCCTCCCTTATCCCTCAGTGTCACTGTACACGCCTTCTCTTCTCTTATAGTGGCTCTTGTCACTCCAGGCAACCTTCAGTTCTCATTAGCACATGAAGGGAGCGGCTTGACAAGCCCTTCTCCTGTCTGTAACAGGGTGTTGACTAGCCCAGTGGGGCCTTTTGcttgtgcttgtgtatgtgtatgtatccacatgtatgtatgtgtgttcatgtgggaggtgtattcacatatatgtgtgtgtgtgttcgtgtggcAGGAGGCTCTTGCTGTGCTGGTTAGAGCAACACAAGCGCCCTACTccaccattcttatttgagccagtctcttactGATGCCGGGGCTTGCTGgtttggggttacaggcatcaCACCCTgatgcttatgtgggttttggagattgaactcaggccattaccTGCCTTCTTCCTTGTGTAGGAAAGCACACTCAACTCAATGGCTGAGTTATCTTCCAGCCCCAGTAGACCTGGCATTTAATGGTATCAGCAAATTAGATTGTAGTTAAGCTTCTGACATTGTTACTTCTGACCTGGGTAACCTGTCAAGGCTTGTCCTCAAGTGTTTCCACCTAAAAAATTGAGGGAATTgggttcaataaatatttctcacCAGTCTGTAATGCAGAACAGCAAATTATTTAATTCCCTACTGCTCACCTGATGAGTGAAACAGAAGACGGTAAGAGAAGTTGCAGCCACAGCAGCTAGTGCTGCCGGGAGGTGTTGCAGTTACTTCCTCTTTGcgggacacatgtgccactccgtgcatcaggctttacgtgggtactggggaatcaagcccaggccattaggctttgcaggcaagtgcctttaactgatgagccatttctccattgccacaatatatatttttttattttatttctcttcatatTAATTAATTGCTAGTTATTTTTCCACTAAACTTTGACAGGAAAGAATTCTTAAAACAGAGATGGGTGTGGtgctacacgcctttaatcccagcacttgaaggttgaagtagaaggatcactgtgagtttgaggtcaacctgagactacatagtgaatttcaggtcgtcCTGGGctgtagcaagaccctacctccaaaaaataaaaaacaaaacaaaggtgctggaaagatggtttagtggttaaggcacttgcctgtgaagtgtaaggacccaggttcaacttcctagagcccacataaaccagacacaagatgctgcagtgcatgcacacaaggcggcACGCACTTCTGGAACTTAATTCCAGCaactggaggctctagtgtgccaattttatttctcttttaaagagagaattcttttttttttttttaatcttacttactttttctcaatttttaaaacattttccatgattataaaaaatattccatggtaataccctccctccccccactttccccgttgaaattccattctccatcatctcccctccccatctcaataagtctctcttttattttgatgtcatgattaaAGAGagaactcctgggctggagagatggcttagcggttaagcgcttgcctgtgaagcctaaggaccccggttcgaggctcggttccccaggtcccacgttagccagatgcacaagggggcgcacgtgtctggagttcgtttgcagaggctggaagccctggcgcgcccattctctctctctccctctatctgtctttctctctgtgtctgtcgctctcaaataaaaaaaatttaaagagagaacTCTTAAAActgagttttggggctggagagatggcttagcagttaagggccttgcctacaaagccaaaggactctggttcaactcaccaggacccaggtaagccagatgcacaaggtggcctgtgcatctggggttcatttgcagtggctgaggaccctggtgcacccattctcctccccccctttatgtcaaataaataaaatcttttaaaaactgagttttttaactttcttttctttctttccctctctctctctctctctctctctctctctgtctctttgagagagagaaagaagcagagagagtgggcgGGGCCTTCAGCATTGGCAAACAGACTGAAGACATGTGCGCCCCCGTGTGCTCCTGTGCCGCACTGCAGGCTtgtcactgcgtctggcttaGTACTGCCAAGCcgttctccagccccacactgaaCTTTTTATTTCTCCATTGAGATAGGTGTTCCTTTGCCAGCAGtagccattttttttaagtattaggTGTTAATgttcaataaattaattttaagataCTCAGTGAGATATTTAAGTTTCAGAGTTATTTTTCCTTGTAGTAATTACTTTGCTGTGGACACTGCTTCTGCAATTGCCATTGCCCTGATGACATTTGGCACCATGTATCCCATGAGTGTGTACAGCGGGAAAGTACTACTCCAGGTAAGGTTAGTGGGATTCACATGTTTAATGTTAGCCATGTTCTTGTGCCAATTTTAAACACCGTACATATTGGACCTGACAAAAAATTCAGggtgctgaagaaatggctcggtggttaaaggtggtgACAGGCAAAGCCTGCTTGTCCTGTTTAGTTTCCCagcaacccatgtaaagccaggtaggcatttgcttgcagaggcaagagaccctggcatgtacaCGCACATataaaactaaataagtaaataacttacAGGTGGAGGTCCCTGGTAATAAAGAAATCGAACAGCAATCTCTGAAATTATGTAGCAAGAGCAGGTGAAATTCCATTGACCCATAAAGCTTTAGACTCGGGTCCTCCTATGTTTCTGTGATAGCaatcataaatttaaaagtaaatacctTTGATAATGCTTAAAGTGAAAACAGTGTTAAACTATTTCATGTCATTCGATCACAGATACATTTACATTTAACAATTTAGAATGACAgattgagccagatgtggtggtgcacacctttaatcccagcactcaggaggcagaggtaggtgaatcaccatgaatttgaggataccctgagactacatagtgaattccaggttagcctcagctagagtgagatcctacatcaaaaaaatcaagaaaaataaacttaataCTTGTATGGCCTGTAGGATAAAGTGTTGCTTTTCAGGGGTTGGAAAAATGGAttaaatggttaaaggtgcttatttacaaagcctgatggcctgggttcaattccccagtacccatgtaaagccagatgcatgaaatggcacatgtgtttagagtttgtttgcagtggctggtggccctggcacacccacatacTCCTTTCCGCCCCCTCCTgtctcaacatttaaaaaaagttaaaataaaaaaaaatgttacttttcagaacaatttttgtagttttttgtgttAGTTATTTGGTTGGTTCTTAAATCTTAACAATTTTAGAGATAGCAGCTTCTTTGTGAGAAATAAAGTGTATATCAGCCTCCTGATGATATTGTCCTACTTATTGGTTAGTGGAACCTCTCTTCCTTAAATCATGATAggacacatttaaaaattatgagcTGGTTCAATGAACAGTTTTGGAGGAAAATCTCAGCCAgttcatgctcagatggtcctgagacatcCAACTCcgtctacctgggttccctcaagTGCTCCCTAAAGgcaaccagtttgctgtgtgcccacttcTCATTATCTCCTTACTTTCATCCTTTccccccaacattttcttccaagactatcgTCCTGTGCTCCATCAGTACACTTTcagggtcctttagaatagttcccctctctgggaaagACTCTAACTGCCGTATGTCACACCCTCATTCAGCAGGAAGCAGTTAAAGACTGACCAGTCTTGTCCtctttcctctaacagcagttagagtgtgttctcaagagaggagagaatgagagggagcagACAAGGAGAGGGAGtagtgactgggcccctgaaagtaaaaagacaagaaaatctgCACTTGCTgcagatcaaaggatgatctggatTCTTTCTTgcctcttgcctagttccctagacctgcttTTCCACCTGGGTCCTTCTTGGGAGGAAGGTCTTTACACTGTGGTCAGTCAAGATTACATCTCACAGCTTGGCTAGCCCCAATCAGTTGTCCCTTTGGTTCACCTGAGTGGGAAGGCAGAGCCCACCCCtacaaggttataaatacctttgcagggGGAGGGCAggttctctgaccacttgggaacttccagttgtTGGTGAGTAATTTTCCCCTGCTCAGCCAGGAggcccttgaactttcttttctctcttctttccacagTTTGCAGGGTCTCCACATAGGGTCTGTAGCCACATGGTGGGTGCCTTTTCTTGGatctgtacttccctcaaaaaatagaatttaaaaaatcagaggcTTTTATGAAATCCATTTGTGGTAAGGGTGTGCTTCGGGACCCTTGTTGCAAAAGTTGCCATCTCACTAAGCTATTCATGtttgatgtgatttttttcccccagaccACACCACCTCATGTTATTGGTCAGTTGGACAAACTTATCAGAGAGGTAAGTCAAaatagtaattattttttaattttatgttagaGAATTGAAGGGTAgccatatataatattttagtCAACTCTTGCTAGAATTTATTCTAAGGGGGTTTGTGTTTATAAAATAGTGACAAAAGTAGGTTTAAAAGACTACTTggtagccagcatggtggcacatacctttaatcctagcactcaggatgcagaggtaggaggactgccatgaattggaggctaccctgagactacaaagtgggttccaggtcagcctgagctagagaaaaaccctacctcagaggggGGAAAAATACCTACTTGGTTTAGAAGCCAAATTGACTTGAAACAATTGTGACAGGTAATGGTTACCCCGTTACCTGAGAAGATGCTGTGAGTATTCTAACTGTAAATTCATGTCTAGCTCTCAGGTAAAGACAAATTTCACTTTTACACATTAATTTATCACACAACATCTTAATGTGTGGGTTTCAGGCATGTCCAACCTATGGCCTGCTGGCAAAATGCATCCGAAAATAGCTGTGTATGCAGTACAGCATAATGCTGAACTTAAAATAgcgtttcttttttgtttttataacgcAGTTCCTAAGTTCCCATGtatgaactttgtagatgacagtGTTAAATGTCCATGTCAGAAGCCTGGTAGACTTTCTGCTACTGTAAATTTCTACTTTTCTACCTGCTAAGTAATGAAGAAACAAGGTAATAGATACGGACTATTCTAAACCGTTAGTTGTCAGGAATCACACTTTTTCAACATAGACTACTTTTAATCACTTGGAGGCTTAACGCTAGTCCCTAGTGTCACTGAACCGTGCTGGCTGCATCAGGTGAGGGAACTGATGAAGTAACAATCTGCTTTTGACCAGGTGTCCACCTTGGATGGAGTTTTAGAAGTCCGAAATGAACATTTTTGGACCCTGGGTTTTGGCTCATTGGTATGTCTTGCAAATCTTATTTTGGTTCTAATTTAAAgcataatttggggctggagagatggcttcgtttaaggacctagattcaagtccccaggacctacataagccagatgcacaaggtggtgcatatgttgggaagttgtttgcagtggctggaagccctggcgtgcccattctctccctgactctttttcattgtctctcaaataaataaaatattttaaaataggtatTTAAAATTGAAGTAAGCATTTCTGGATCACTTTCATAGTCTTTGATTCCCATCTCTGAAGGGCTCTAAACTGCAAGTGGAATCAGTTCCCTGATTGaagttagtttgtttttcttttatttctacttatttatttatttgagagagagaagctggtagacagaatgggcgcaccagaacctccagctgcaGATgagcgccttcttgtgcatctggcttatgtgggtcctggtgaatggaacctggatcctttggctttgaaggcaaacgccttaactgctaagccccagtttgcttttctttccacCTTCTAACTACCAGGGTGGGGCCATGTTGATACTGGTAGATTGAAGCACTGTACATCTGGGCAGCATGCCTGGCCCTCAAAATGCTGTGGCCCTTAATACTGGACTGTACATGCAGCCAGTGTAAGACCCCAAACCAGAAGTACAACTACTTCCCttaatgtttttgttctttttccttccttttcttgtttttggtcCTGTTGtcatgccccacccccacccttcctCAACACTTTTTTCCGTTCTCATGGCCTCCCTTGTAGTTTCACAGTCTGTATCCACACTCCCGTTTGTACCTAGGCATATAAACATTAGAAACTTGGGTCCACATACGAGAATGAACATGTGagttttgtctttctgaatctagGGTCATTTTGCTTAATACTTTTCAGATCTATTTTcttacaatttttgttttgttttgttttgttttgttttcgtttttcgaggtagggtctcacagtagcccaggctgacctgaaattcacgatgtagtctcagggtggcctcgaactcacagcaatcctcctacctctgcctccctcccaagtgctgggattaaaggcatgcgccaccacgcctggctttcttacattcttttcacataTCTTCTTCAGTGTTCCCTAAACCTTGGAGGAGATAATATAGATGTTTTGTTAGTGTTGAGTACTCCACAGTCACTTGTTCTCAACActgatgggttttgagtctccccagtagtcaccatctGCAGAAAGAACCTTCTCTGACCAAAGTAAAAAGAGCACTATTTTGTGGATATTAAcgtagttattttttgtttgggctttgtgttttgttttgttttgttttgttttgttttgttttgttttgttttgttttgttttgaggtagggtcttactgtggcccagaatgacctggaattcattttgtagtctcaggctggccttgaattctcagtgataccacacctggccaaaaaataagcgaggcacacagagagagggagggagggaaagagggaagagggaatggGAATGGAAAtgagttggcacaccagagcctccagccactgcaaataaactccagatgcatgtgccaccttctgcatcctgtggctttgcaggcaagcaacttaactgctaagccatctctccagcgcccctccTCCCCAATAAGCTTTTGAACTACCCAAAATTGGTGTCACAGGAGCCTGAGATTCACACATTTATCATATCATAAGTAACTGTTTAATTCTAAAATGGTTTTCACTTAATTTTGAAGAATACACTGTCTTTCATAGTTACGAATATTGAAACTATAAGGTGGCAGTGTCAGAAAAGGAGGGATAAATAAAAAGTCACTTGAcattaaactttcttttaaaagactaccacctgggtgtggtggcgcacacctttaatcccaaatcccagcactcaggaggcagaggtaggcagatctccatgagttcaaggccaccctgagactacatagtgaattccaggtcagcctgggctagagtgagaccctaccttgaaacaccaaaagatAATATACCAAATACTAGCCAGGTGCGGTGTTGcatgtctaatcccagcatttcggaGGCCAAGGTAGTAGGGTATCCATGAGATTGTgatcaaggctactctgagactacatagtgagctagagtggactctaccttgaaaaacaaacaaacaaaaaccataaataaaatgCTCGTTTTTTATAGAATTCCCAGTTCTCTTATGATTTTTCCTTTTAGGCTGGATCAGTACATGTGAGAATTCGCCGAGATGCAAATGAACAAATGGTTCTTGCTCACGTGACGAGCAGGCTGTGCACTCTCGTGTCCACCCTGACTGTGCAGACTTTCAAGGACGACTGGATGAGGCCTGCCGTGATGTCAGGGCCTGTCGCAGCCAATGTCCTGAATTTCTCTGACCATCATATAATCCCAATGCCTCTTTTAAAGAACACTGATGGTGTGACCCCTGTCACATCCACTCCAGCTAAACCTAGTAGCCCACCCCCAGAGTTTTCATTTAATACCCCTGGGAAAAATGTGAGTCCTGTTATTCTTCTGAACACACAGACAAGGCCTTATGGTTTGGGACTTAACCACGTATACACACCCTACAGCAGTGTGCTTAACCAAGGACTTGCGGGGCCAGGACTCGGAGCAGCGCCGGGATTCAGGACTGGTTACACAAGCATTCCAAGTAGACATGGAAACAGCAGTAGAGTGGGGCAGCCCTAACCGTGATGTACTGTAACTCATTTTCATGAAGAATATGGACGGACTCCTTGGCTTGCAGCGTGTTTAGTAATTCAACTTAAACCGACTGTTCTGTCATTTACACTAAAATGTCCACATACGGTAGGCTTGTTCATATTTCATGAAATTTATAAACTATATTTTTGTAAAGTGTTCTTGTGGCGGTGAGATCCTTGTAAACATTACAGGTTTTAACGAGCGTTCCTTCAGAAAGCACGTGTCTATACATGTAAGCTTTGTAGCTGGCTGCAGCGTGCTGCAGCCTGGCCTTTTTAAGACCTACTAGGGTAACATGTAAGTTAAACTTATAAACATGTTTTGTGAACGATACACATtttaggaaagaagaaaacagtcCATTTCAGGAGTTAACGTCACTTTTATA
The genomic region above belongs to Jaculus jaculus isolate mJacJac1 chromosome 5, mJacJac1.mat.Y.cur, whole genome shotgun sequence and contains:
- the Slc30a6 gene encoding zinc transporter 6 isoform X1 — translated: MGTIHLFRKPQRSFLGKLLQEFRLVAADRRSWKILLFGAVNLVCTGFLLMWCSSTNSIALTAYTYLTIFDLFSLITCLISYWVMMKKPSPVYSFGFERLEVLAVFASTVLAQLGALFILKESAERFVEQPEIHTGRLLVGTFVALSFNLFTMLSIRNKPFAYVSEAASTSWLQEHVADLSRSLCGIIPGLSSVFLPRMNPFVLIDLAGALALCITYMLIEVNNYFAVDTASAIAIALMTFGTMYPMSVYSGKVLLQTTPPHVIGQLDKLIREVSTLDGVLEVRNEHFWTLGFGSLAGSVHVRIRRDANEQMVLAHVTSRLCTLVSTLTVQTFKDDWMRPAVMSGPVAANVLNFSDHHIIPMPLLKNTDGVTPVTSTPAKPSSPPPEFSFNTPGKNVSPVILLNTQTRPYGLGLNHVYTPYSSVLNQGLAGPGLGAAPGFRTGYTSIPSRHGNSSRVGQP
- the Slc30a6 gene encoding zinc transporter 6 isoform X2, giving the protein MLSIRNKPFAYVSEAASTSWLQEHVADLSRSLCGIIPGLSSVFLPRMNPFVLIDLAGALALCITYMLIEVNNYFAVDTASAIAIALMTFGTMYPMSVYSGKVLLQTTPPHVIGQLDKLIREVSTLDGVLEVRNEHFWTLGFGSLAGSVHVRIRRDANEQMVLAHVTSRLCTLVSTLTVQTFKDDWMRPAVMSGPVAANVLNFSDHHIIPMPLLKNTDGVTPVTSTPAKPSSPPPEFSFNTPGKNVSPVILLNTQTRPYGLGLNHVYTPYSSVLNQGLAGPGLGAAPGFRTGYTSIPSRHGNSSRVGQP